In Helianthus annuus cultivar XRQ/B chromosome 9, HanXRQr2.0-SUNRISE, whole genome shotgun sequence, the following are encoded in one genomic region:
- the LOC110878150 gene encoding AT-hook motif nuclear-localized protein 15: MANRWWAGNVGLNPMTSSGQLPSLHLRHPAAEEEKTVLNTTGNSSNPNPNDQHDENEEEFGEQEHNNVGGGSLEISEPTSSGGGRRPRGRPPGSKNKPKPPIVITKESPNALRSHVLEITSGNDISECIATFAQRRHRGVSVLSGSGVVTNVTLRQPAAPGGVLTLQGRFEILSLSGAFLPPPSPPGATGLTVYLAGGQGQVVGGMVVGQLMASGPVMVIAATFTNATYERLPLEDDVEEGADMQIQQTSGVNAGNSPQSGGAPPHGDNIASSSMAIYNQPPKLLPNGQMHQDMFWTTPPRSSPSNF; the protein is encoded by the coding sequence ATGGCGAACCGATGGTGGGCGGGAAATGTTGGTCTGAATCCGATGACGTCATCCGGCCAGCTGCCGTCGCTTCACTTACGTCACCCGGCGGCGGAGGAAGAGAAGACGGTGTTGAATACCACCGGAAACAgttcaaaccctaaccctaacgaTCAACACGATGAGAATGAAGAGGAATTTGGGGAGCAAGAGCATAATAATGTTGGGGGAGGGTCGTTGGAAATATCCGAGCCTACGAGCTCGGGTGGAGGCCGGCGGCCGCGTGGACGGCCGCCGGGCTCAAAAAACAAACCGAAACCACCTATTGTGATTACTAAAGAAAGCCCCAACGCGCTCCGGAGCCACGTATTGGAAATCACATCCGGAAATGATATTTCCGAATGTATCGCGACGTTCGCTCAGCGACGCCACCGCGGGGTTTCCGTCCTGAGTGGGAGTGGCGTCGTGACGAACGTCACGCTTCGTCAGCCTGCGGCCCCTGGCGGGGTGCTGACCCTGCAGGGGAGGTTTGAGATACTGTCGCTTTCAGGCGCGTTTCTGCCTCCCCCATCTCCGCCTGGGGCCACTGGGCTGACGGTGTATTTAGCTGGTGGTCAGGGTCAGGTGGTTGGGGGGATGGTGGTAGGCCAGCTAATGGCCTCTGGGCCGGTAATGGTGATTGCGGCGACATTTACTAACGCGACTTACGAGCGCCTGCCGTTGGAAGATGACGTCGAAGAAGGGGCTGACATGCAAATACAGCAAACTTCAGGGGTCAATGCTGGAAATAGTCCTCAATCTGGAGGGGCTCCTCCTCATGGTGATAACATAGCATCTTCTTCAATGGCGATTTACAATCAGCCCCCTAAACTATTGCCAAATGGTCAAATGCATCAGGATATGTTTTGGACTACTCCTCCACGCTCTTCACCGTCTAATTTCTAG